CTTATGAACATCGGCGAGACTGGGTTGAGGAAAAATTGCTGACCCTTGCGAAGGTGTTTTGCATTGATGTGTGTGGCTATGCGGTTATGAGCAATCATACGCATATCGTGTTGTATGTGGATGATAAGAAAGCACAAAGGTTATCAGATAAAGCAATAGTGCTTCGCTGGCATAAGCTGTTCAAAGGTAGCTGGCTGACGCACAAGTTCATTAAAGTAGTTACATGGACACCCACCCTAAAGTGGCGTACGGAATGTACGCCGTCTACCTTTAGGTAATGCTCAATGGATTGAGGATGCTAGATTATGCCAATGGCAAGGAAGAAGCAGGTCAGCTTATCAGACACTAAGTACTACCACTGCATATCCCGGTGTGTTCGCCGGGCATTTCTGTGCGGCAACGACCGCGTTACGGGCAAGTCTTATGAACATCGGCGAGACTGGGTTGAGGAAAAATTAGAGTAATTGACTCTGTCGAGATAGCTTCTGCTATATACGAAAAGCATTATGGGAAGTTTCCGTCAAGAAATATAATACTCAACAAACTTCATAAAACTGATGAAGTATCGGGAGAGTGGAGAGGTCCCTATCTCAGCCAAAAAGTACCGAGTTCAGACCCTTGGGGTCATGCTTGGGTGTTTTCCCCAAGTGGCAGTTGCAATCACATTGGGGAGCTACATTCTTTCTATTCTGTTGGGCCGAATGGAGTAGATGAATGCAAAAGTGGTGATGATATATTTAGTAGACAGGAAGACAGAAACATTAAATAGTGTATTTTGAGATTTATTCGTTTGCATTGCCACCTACAACAGTTCAGCGAATATAAAGGTGGGTGTCACTCAAAAAAGAGGTGGGAATGAAAAAAGCTGTGCTGTTTATCGCTATGTTCATAGTAAGTTGCGCTAGAGCTCCCAGTGTTTCAAATGTTGTATGGCCTATTTCACCAGAAAAAGAGGCTGTACTACTTATCATCGCATCTGAGCGAGCCTATGTTGCTCCTTCCGAGCATTATCAAATATGGTTCAGGCACGGTGAGCCGAAAAGTTTATTTTTTGGTAGATGCATATATTTTTATATTAATGACACAAATACCGAGATGTATCTCAAATTTAGAGGTATGAGCGATGACTTCCCAACGACTTCTTTCATTTTGAGCCATCTTGAACCAGGTAGAACGTATTTCTATGAAAGAGATTTGATTGCTTCTCGTGATGCCAGTAAGGAAATTTTTATTGAGTCTACAAAAGAAGCTGTCACTGAGGCTTGTAATCGATTGGGATTTTAAGAGTTCAAGTTAAATTAAAGAGATAAGTACGAAGTCACAGTAGTGACTTTTATGCTCAGAGCTAATAGGAAGCGCAGCAGTCAATCGTCTAGCATTTCGGCTTTGAAGCTGTCCACTATGGTCTTACGGACAAATGGGTAGGTGTCACTTAAAAAGTTTCGTTAGTCGAGAGGTTAAATACAAATGAAGAGAGTTTTTTTATTTGCCTTTATTAATTTATCGGCGTGTGGAGATCCTGTACCCCAAGAGGTACTGAATGATTATTACTTATCATCTACTAACTCGAGCAATACTTATATTACAAAGGGAGCTAGTATCGTGATAAGGTCTGATGTCGTTTATACAGAAATAAAGGGTGACTTTATTATTGGAAAAAGGGTTCTTTCTAATTATCCAGATCATAATGATAGAAACGAAGATGAACTAGGTTACTTTTATATAAATACAAATACTGGAGAAGTAAAACTAGGCTTGGAAGAAGAGGACTTGAAGTTTATCGAACAAGTAAGGTAACTCAAGATCTTAATGTGATATCTATTCCAAATTGGCGCTCTTTGAGCGCCTTTTTTATGCAATCACGTCAGCGCGGTGTACATAAACACTGGCATGCAAAACTGGCTAGCAGAGGGGGGCATTGGGGCCCAGGCTGTTTCAGATATATGGACGTGCCAGCGATGTTAAGCGAGCAGGCCTTGCGGATAGCGAATTTTCGTTATCCTGTTTGTTATGTTACCTGTTTGGTCCAGTCCGCTGTAAATGTGTTGCTCAGACCTATATCAGCAAAAGAAAACGCGACCCCTTCCCTAAACAGGCGCACGGAAGATACGCTGTCTACTTTTAAGTCATATCCAACGGGTTGAGTATGATAGATTATGCCGACGAGAAGGAAGAAACAGGCCAGCTTATCAGCTACCAAGCACTATTAATCTAGCCTTGCTAAACTTGAACAGGCATTAATTCTGATACATGGCATTCACCATACAAGTGGTTTCATCTATTTGCAGTGAAACACTTTTACCTTGCGCTTTGGCAGATAATAGTAACGAAAACTCCTCGTTGAATGAAACTCTATTTCTATTCAGGCAAAACCGGTTTGGCCAGGTTGGATAGCATGTGCATTCGGTCTTTGTAGAGCCTTCCAAGCCAATAGAAATTGTTTTGCCATCATAGCCTATTGCTATCATTTCAACTTTACCACTGTGCCAATCTGCGTAAGCAAAACAGGGCAAAAGTAGAAATAGGTAAAAGTATTTTTTCATGTGTGGTGTCTCCTTGAGACTATACAGGTATAGATAATTATTTTAAGTCTATATTATACTCAATTTAATGTTGATAAGCCGTGAACTGAGCGTCAATTTGGCCATATATCAGAAAAAGACTAACCTGTGACAGCGTATGGAACAGATTGAGATTTTTGAGATCCCCAGCCCTTGCCGTGGTATTTGTGAGGTGAATAATCGGGGTTATTGCAAAGGGTGTTTTCGCAGCCGCGATGAACGCTTTCATTGGCATGCGCTGAGTGAGCAGCAAAAGCGTAAGGTGATTGAGTTATGCGCGCAACGTCAAAAGCGTGTGATGGCCGCGAAAAAGCGCAGCGCAGAGGCCCAGTCAGCGGACGCTCAGCAACCAGGAGATCAGGAAGATTTATTTTAAATCTGGTATTTTGCTTTGAGCATGGCCACAGTGCCCTTTTCCGCCAGGGTATGCAGTGCTTCTTCAAGACGGGGGATCAGGGCCTTGTGCTTAATGTGTAAATAATGATAAGTCTCAATGGTCAGCAACGTATCAATTTTAAATGAGTCCAGATCCATATCCGCCAGATGTTCTCGTAAGTGAAAGTCGACCACTAACGCTGCCTGTACTTTTCCCTGGGTAACCAGATTGAGCTGAGTGATATTGTTTTTTACCTCAATTAGCTGGCCATTGAAAGGCGCGCTATCCAGGTACTGGTTTGAAACCAGATAACCGCTTTGAATAACCAGTGAGTCGAGCTGCTCAAAGGTACAACTTAAACAGCGACTGAGTAACTGCAAGTTAAAAGTATACAGAGGAAAGCGTACCTGGAGTAAATTTGGGTAGGCCTGAGTCACGCCATGGATCCGTCCGAGTTGTCCGTCCAGAGCACCATTATTGGCAGCGATAAGGGCACTTTGGCGATTAAAATCAACAACCTCTAACTTATAACCAAGCTGTTGATAAGCGGTTTGCAATAACTCAATCACGTATCTCGCCTGAGGGGTGTCCGCAGGGCGATTAAAGTACAGTGTGCGGTTATCTGTTGCGACGCTGTGTGCACTCAGGCAGCATAACAATAACAAACTAAAAATTCGCAATGGTTCTCCCTATAAAAATCGACCCCACTTATTTTAGCAGTGGCGCTGCGGCACAAAGTAGCACGTTGGTAACATGCGTTGAGCATGCATATGAACGGATACACCTTAGCGTAATTATGATACACTTTTTACAGAGATTGCTGTAACCAAATTTACTATGAGCTATAACCTGTGTAATTTATCGAGACAAGATAAATATCAAATTCAATTAGAGTACGAAGCGTCTTTTTGGGCTTATCAAATCAAACGCGGTAAGAATAGCCGTGAGGCCATTTATGATGCGATTAATCAGCGCCCTCTGTCAGAGCAGGCGATGTTAAAAGAAAAATTCGAATTTTATCTGGGGCTGATGCTGGCATAGCCATGAAAGTAGTTGCTCAGGTATTACCGGCCATTCAAACGCCCCTGGTGAATAAGTTTTATCAAGCTCACAAAGCCCGGGGGAAGGCGACGCGCCAGGATCAGAACTGGGTGCTTAAAGGCCCGGATATCGTTGCAGCGTGCAGAGTGCAACAGGTCACAGGGCATTGTTTTTTGTCTACGGTACTGGTTGCGCCTGAGCAACGAGGCAAAGGGTTTGCAAAAGCCCTTTTGAATGCCGTACTGGTGCAACAACAGGCTCCTCTGTACACCTTTGCTTATCACCATTTGAGTGGGTTTTACGCAGGCCTGGGCTTTGCGGCGATTGACCCATCGGCACTGCCTCAGGGACTGGCAGACAAGTATCATACCTATGTTGCACAAGGTCGGCAGATCCTGGCAATGCAATGTATTAACCCTGAGTAGAATCGACTATGTTGCGAATAATCCTCAGCTTTATTCTTGTTGTGTTTACCTCCCTCTCTTTGGCGCAGGTATCTCGTTTATCTCCGGCAGAGGGCTTGTCACAAAGCTATGTGAACACTTTGTTGGTCGATGACAATGGATACCTTTGGCTGGCAACCGAAGGCGGCCTTAATCGCTATGACGGGTATCAGGTGCTAGAGGTCGGGGGGCCAAATCAGGACCTGAACAAAATGCAGATCGATCGCATTTACCAGGACGAAAGTGGCATCATCTGGATAGCGTCGGGGCGTGCAGGCTTGTTTAGTTATGACCCCGAGAAAGACAGCTATCGTCGTTATACATCAGCACCAGAATCTGAAGAAGATTACTTTAAAAACAGCGTATTTCAAATGCTTAGCAAGAGTAAGTATGAGCTGTGGCTTGGCAGAGCACAAAATGTCGCTGTGATGGATACGCGCACAGGGAACATCACTCAGGAGATAATGTTGCCTGTCGAAGATCGTCAAATGGCAGTGCGGGGTCTACTTAAACACGATAACTTATTGTTCATTGCATCGGCTGAACGCTTGTTTGTGTATAACACTGACACGGAGCAGTTGCGCGCCATTACTCACCGTGATCAGATCACGCACCCTTTTCAGACCAATACCAAATCAATGCATCTGCTCGATGACGACACTTTGATCTTAGGGGCCGTAATTGGCATGTATCAATTGGATATCAGTGCATTACGCCGTGATTTTGAGGCCGACGTACCATACCAAACCTTGATTGAAGAGCTCAATATTTGGCAAATTCAGCGTAATGGCACGCAGCTGTTACTGGGGACAGATCATGGTCTGATGCACTATGACATCGCCACTGGTGCAGTCCATCGCGATACAAGGCTGGCCAGTAGTCATTATGCGGTGTCGGACAGCAGCGTTATTTACTTCATTCGTGATGATTTTGGTGGCATTTGGATCGCGACTAAAAAAGATGGCGCATTTTACTTACCGGCAGAGTCTCAGGGGTTTGATAATGTTCACCCGGGATCTGTTCAAGGGCGCTTTTCGAAAGGCACGGTGTGGGGCCTGGTCGAATACGATGGCTATATCTGGGCCGGGACACGAGATGGGCTGACCCGTTATGATCCACGAACCCGAACTTCCGAACAGTATTTAGCAGGCTTTTTGGGGGATGGTTTTTATCCCGAGTTTACTATCTTTGGTTTACTAAATTATCAGGACAAACTTTGGCTGAGCAGTAACCGTGGACTGTTTATTTTTGAGCCTGATTCCGAGCAAATTTACCGGCCCCAGGCACAGGATGACACTGCTACTGGCGTGCTGTCCGGGTTTGTTAAAGGCGCGGTGATTGTAGGGGATGGTCAGCTCTATCTGGTCGATGAAAAAACCGGCTTTTATGTGTTTGATATTAATACTGGTACGCTCTCGAAATTGGGCAAAGAATTCGACCGGTTTGACCCTTTCCTGAGCTACGGCTTTTATAAGCCTTTAAGTACACACCCTCAGGACCCTGTTTTTTACAGCGAGGGTCGGTTGTTCCGGTATGATACGCAAGCGCACCAGCTGGTTGAGATATATCAGGTGCCCAAAGCACATAAGCAAAGTGCGGTCGATTTGCTGAGCTATACCATAGATAAACATAATGTGCTGTGGCTGTCGTTTGCCAGACATGGCCTGGTACGCCTTACCGCGGATGGTTACGAGTTGCTGCCTATGCCCAATGAGCAGCATACCGTCACCAATAATATCTTGTATGAAATGGTGCAAGATGATGTCGGGATGATCTGGATGTCGTCTCATCAGGGGATCTGGCGGCTGGACCCGGATAACTTTCACCTTCAGGGCTTTACGACGGCCGATGGCCTGATGAGCAATGAGTTTAACGGCGGGGCGTCAGTTAAGTTGTCGGATGGTCGTATTGGTTATGGCTCATTGCAGGGCTTTACGCTCTTCGACCCCAAGGCGCATCGTCCCGCTAAATCTTTGCTAAATCGTGTGAACATAACCGATGTTGATCTGATGTCTCGGGATCTGTTGCCATCCGGGCTCAAGTCATTTTCTTACATCGAACTGAACCATGATGATATTGGCCTGGAAGTGTCGTTTTCGGCCATGGCGTTTACGCTGCAAGAGCGCATCGTTTATGAATATCAGCTTTCGGGCGAGCAGCGCATTCTGAGCCGTAACAGCAACCGGGTGGTCTTTCCCAAATTAAGTCCCGGCAATTATCGTCTCAAAGTCTGGGCGAAGGACCCACTGACAGGGGATTATACCCCACCAGCTCAATTAGAGATTGTGGTGCATTATCCGATCTGGCGTGCGCCCTGGGCACTGTTTTGTTATGTCCTGCTGGCCGCTGCTTTATTTGCTTTTTGGGTGCACCGGAAAAACAAAGTGGCGGGTATGATCCTGGCTGCGCACCGAGAGACACAAAACAGCGAAACGCGCCTGAAGATGGCTCTGGAGGGCAGTAACTCGGGTGTCTGGGATTGGCAATCCGGAAGCCAGTTTGTGTATCAGCCACGGCTCGTGAGCGACCTGGGTTACAGTAACGAGAGCCTGGTATTAGACGAATACCTGGAGTTGATCCACCCACAGGACCGCGCTTTGTTCCGGATTGAATGGCTGGAGTTTGTCTCAACCGAAAAAGGGTTTATTGACTGCACTTATCGTCTGCGTCACATCAATGGCCAATGGCGTTGGTACAAGGACTACGGCAAAGTGATGGCGTGGCAGGATGGCGTGCCAGTGCAGGTTGCCGGGACGTATACTAACCTGACCCGGGAGCGGGTATTCGAAGAGCGGGCAACCCTGTTTGGTGCGGCGTTTGAGCAAACTCGTGACTGGGTTATGATCTTTGACAAACACTTGCGCATTCTGGCTTGCAACAAAGCCCTGCAAAGTGCCTTCTCTGTCAGTGCGGCGCCCTCATCCAGTACCAGTGTCACTTTGGGTCTGGAACGCGATGTCAGAATGAAGTATCTGCGTGCAATCAGTAAATTAAAAGTCGATGACTTATATGTTGCCGAGGAAACTTTGCGACTGCCCAGCGGCGAAAAGCGCCAGGTACTGCTAAAAATCAGTGCGACGGAAGATAAGCATTATATTTTAGTACTGACCGACATCACCAAGCAAAAGCGTACAGAGAAAGAGCTTTATCAACTGGCCAACTATGATGCATTGACCAAGCTGCCAAATAAGGTACTGTTCATGGATCGCGTGCAGCATGCGATAGAGCAGGCGCATTTGTCACGTCAGCCTCTGGCGATTATTGCGATTAAGTTCAGCCGTTTGCAAAGATTCGCGGATACCTATGGCAACGACTTCCTGGCGCTTGTTACGCAAAAACTCGCAACCAACTTGCAGTGTTGTTTTCGGGAAGTCGACAGCCTGGCCATAGGTAATGAGCGAGACTTCTATATTTTGATGGAGCAGCTGGCAGGCGTGGAACAGGTAATGCGATATATTCATTGCCTGCTTGAGCGATTTGAAAAAGGGTTTGAGATTGAGCAGCAACAGGTGCATGTGAAAGCGAAGTTGGGGATCGCTATGTTCCCTGATGATGCCAGTGATGCCTTTGACCTTAACCAGGCTGCGGAGACGGCACTGAACCATGCCAGACAGTCACTGGTCACGGATTATCAATTCTATCACAGTGAGATCAACGAACAGGTTCAGCGCGCTCTGGCTATCGAACAGGCGTTGTTAAAAGCTTATCAGGAAGAAGCATTTCGCAATCATTATCAGCCCATTATTAATGCGACGCATATGTCGGTAGAAGGCTTTGAAGTCTTGC
This genomic window from Pseudoalteromonas rubra contains:
- a CDS encoding type II secretion system protein GspG, whose protein sequence is MDSVEIASAIYEKHYGKFPSRNIILNKLHKTDEVSGEWRGPYLSQKVPSSDPWGHAWVFSPSGSCNHIGELHSFYSVGPNGVDECKSGDDIFSRQEDRNIK
- a CDS encoding DUF1289 domain-containing protein — translated: MEQIEIFEIPSPCRGICEVNNRGYCKGCFRSRDERFHWHALSEQQKRKVIELCAQRQKRVMAAKKRSAEAQSADAQQPGDQEDLF
- a CDS encoding substrate-binding periplasmic protein, which produces MRIFSLLLLCCLSAHSVATDNRTLYFNRPADTPQARYVIELLQTAYQQLGYKLEVVDFNRQSALIAANNGALDGQLGRIHGVTQAYPNLLQVRFPLYTFNLQLLSRCLSCTFEQLDSLVIQSGYLVSNQYLDSAPFNGQLIEVKNNITQLNLVTQGKVQAALVVDFHLREHLADMDLDSFKIDTLLTIETYHYLHIKHKALIPRLEEALHTLAEKGTVAMLKAKYQI
- a CDS encoding DUF3283 family protein; the encoded protein is MSYNLCNLSRQDKYQIQLEYEASFWAYQIKRGKNSREAIYDAINQRPLSEQAMLKEKFEFYLGLMLA
- a CDS encoding GNAT family N-acetyltransferase, with protein sequence MKVVAQVLPAIQTPLVNKFYQAHKARGKATRQDQNWVLKGPDIVAACRVQQVTGHCFLSTVLVAPEQRGKGFAKALLNAVLVQQQAPLYTFAYHHLSGFYAGLGFAAIDPSALPQGLADKYHTYVAQGRQILAMQCINPE
- a CDS encoding EAL domain-containing protein, producing the protein MLRIILSFILVVFTSLSLAQVSRLSPAEGLSQSYVNTLLVDDNGYLWLATEGGLNRYDGYQVLEVGGPNQDLNKMQIDRIYQDESGIIWIASGRAGLFSYDPEKDSYRRYTSAPESEEDYFKNSVFQMLSKSKYELWLGRAQNVAVMDTRTGNITQEIMLPVEDRQMAVRGLLKHDNLLFIASAERLFVYNTDTEQLRAITHRDQITHPFQTNTKSMHLLDDDTLILGAVIGMYQLDISALRRDFEADVPYQTLIEELNIWQIQRNGTQLLLGTDHGLMHYDIATGAVHRDTRLASSHYAVSDSSVIYFIRDDFGGIWIATKKDGAFYLPAESQGFDNVHPGSVQGRFSKGTVWGLVEYDGYIWAGTRDGLTRYDPRTRTSEQYLAGFLGDGFYPEFTIFGLLNYQDKLWLSSNRGLFIFEPDSEQIYRPQAQDDTATGVLSGFVKGAVIVGDGQLYLVDEKTGFYVFDINTGTLSKLGKEFDRFDPFLSYGFYKPLSTHPQDPVFYSEGRLFRYDTQAHQLVEIYQVPKAHKQSAVDLLSYTIDKHNVLWLSFARHGLVRLTADGYELLPMPNEQHTVTNNILYEMVQDDVGMIWMSSHQGIWRLDPDNFHLQGFTTADGLMSNEFNGGASVKLSDGRIGYGSLQGFTLFDPKAHRPAKSLLNRVNITDVDLMSRDLLPSGLKSFSYIELNHDDIGLEVSFSAMAFTLQERIVYEYQLSGEQRILSRNSNRVVFPKLSPGNYRLKVWAKDPLTGDYTPPAQLEIVVHYPIWRAPWALFCYVLLAAALFAFWVHRKNKVAGMILAAHRETQNSETRLKMALEGSNSGVWDWQSGSQFVYQPRLVSDLGYSNESLVLDEYLELIHPQDRALFRIEWLEFVSTEKGFIDCTYRLRHINGQWRWYKDYGKVMAWQDGVPVQVAGTYTNLTRERVFEERATLFGAAFEQTRDWVMIFDKHLRILACNKALQSAFSVSAAPSSSTSVTLGLERDVRMKYLRAISKLKVDDLYVAEETLRLPSGEKRQVLLKISATEDKHYILVLTDITKQKRTEKELYQLANYDALTKLPNKVLFMDRVQHAIEQAHLSRQPLAIIAIKFSRLQRFADTYGNDFLALVTQKLATNLQCCFREVDSLAIGNERDFYILMEQLAGVEQVMRYIHCLLERFEKGFEIEQQQVHVKAKLGIAMFPDDASDAFDLNQAAETALNHARQSLVTDYQFYHSEINEQVQRALAIEQALLKAYQEEAFRNHYQPIINATHMSVEGFEVLLRWPQTPSYSIEELAHTAEQTGIITRVMLQTLERALVDLKEWHTTHPDLYISVNLSALDFQYEELLARITDILARNGIDGRYLVFEITESVMMADAEQAIVRMHELRALGCRLYMDDFGTGYSSLTYLKQYPVDALKIDRSFVSDIGCDKEHEVIIHSTLSLAHSLGKYCVAEGVEQMEQLSFLRMLGCERFQGYLFSKALPASEAGALLRRNWHQVFARAS